A single genomic interval of Saccharothrix saharensis harbors:
- a CDS encoding DUF6923 family protein, which translates to MIDALAQVVCTVIQVEAGAHGPSSVFQVRFPSGETTSLTTLGVRLNAIGFSAAQNLVYGVDQQGRLVALDRTGRVVGRPSRPTPGLAHATAGVVVDERLVVRAGPRLLAVDIRPGSPTFGRVVDETWLWPWGTTVDDFDFNPDDGLLYGVATDHGHGVVVTVDPGTGRTKPVPGAGRLPGGTGYGAVTLSPDGSLYATNNNHHGRSRLFRVALDGSGVVTEISSRKALNTIDSSGCLSTIPTPTTTPTTTTTTTTTTTTTPPTTTTTTVPPTTTTTTTRPPQPTPTTTTTTVARTTTTTNTTTTLRPAPAPAVPPPNVPPPPRLTTPPPNTPPPPPPPPPPPPPADIDAPDRQVETLAPTNNAVRDQRRWGLAAMILILAAGALARQAAARRR; encoded by the coding sequence ATGATCGACGCGCTCGCGCAGGTCGTGTGCACCGTCATCCAGGTCGAGGCGGGGGCCCACGGCCCCTCGTCCGTCTTCCAGGTGCGGTTCCCGTCCGGCGAGACGACGTCGCTCACCACGCTCGGCGTGCGGCTCAACGCCATCGGCTTCTCCGCCGCGCAGAACCTCGTCTACGGCGTGGACCAGCAGGGCAGGCTGGTCGCCCTGGACCGGACCGGTCGGGTGGTCGGCCGGCCGTCGAGGCCGACACCCGGGCTGGCGCACGCGACGGCGGGCGTGGTGGTGGACGAGCGGCTGGTCGTGCGGGCCGGCCCGCGGCTGCTCGCGGTCGACATCCGCCCGGGCAGCCCGACGTTCGGGCGCGTCGTGGACGAGACGTGGCTGTGGCCGTGGGGCACCACGGTGGACGACTTCGACTTCAACCCCGACGACGGCCTGCTCTACGGCGTCGCCACCGACCACGGCCACGGCGTGGTGGTGACCGTCGACCCGGGCACCGGCCGGACGAAGCCGGTGCCCGGGGCCGGTCGGCTGCCCGGAGGGACCGGCTACGGCGCGGTGACGCTGTCGCCGGACGGTTCGCTCTACGCCACCAACAACAACCACCACGGCCGCAGCAGGTTGTTCCGGGTGGCGCTGGACGGCTCCGGCGTGGTCACCGAGATCTCGTCCCGCAAGGCCTTGAACACCATCGACTCGTCGGGCTGCCTGTCCACCATCCCCACGCCCACGACGACCCCCACGACCACAACCACCACTACGACCACCACCACCACCACACCGCCCACGACGACAACGACCACCGTCCCCCCGACCACCACCACGACAACAACCCGGCCACCACAACCAACCCCCACAACGACCACCACGACCGTCGCCCGGACGACGACCACCACCAACACGACCACGACGCTCCGCCCGGCCCCGGCCCCGGCCGTGCCGCCGCCGAACGTCCCGCCCCCGCCGCGGTTGACCACGCCGCCGCCGAACACCCCACCCCCGCCGCCGCCACCGCCGCCGCCCCCACCGCCGGCCGACATCGACGCGCCCGACCGGCAGGTGGAGACGTTGGCACCGACGAACAACGCGGTCCGCGACCAGCGGCGCTGGGGCCTGGCCGCGATGATCCTGATCCTGGCCGCGGGCGCGCTCGCCCGCCAGGCCGCCGCCCGGCGCCGGTGA
- a CDS encoding DUF4239 domain-containing protein — MSIYLTGLLWVAGAAVVAAVMAYLIRKYGELEGRSANNEAAGQVFTIVAGLHAVLLAFVLIALFDGVNQASDAAYREADSLVAATWAGDALSGEVGGQVRDLARQYAVTVIDDEWPGMVSGGEFQSSGWSELDRLRRVVADAPAEDEWQVDRKTEAASRLWEVYEARQARLNAAGGGISSVVWFVLIAGSVLAVGLPLLFGGPRIRTHVLIVATFAATITLLLYATYQLQNPFGGGAGVTPEAFEAAVERFG, encoded by the coding sequence ATGAGCATTTACCTCACAGGTCTGCTGTGGGTCGCCGGCGCGGCGGTCGTGGCCGCCGTCATGGCCTACCTGATCCGCAAGTACGGCGAGCTGGAGGGCCGCTCGGCCAACAACGAGGCCGCGGGCCAGGTCTTCACGATAGTGGCCGGCCTGCACGCGGTGCTGCTGGCGTTCGTGCTCATCGCCCTCTTCGACGGCGTCAACCAGGCGAGTGACGCCGCCTACCGCGAGGCGGACAGCCTGGTGGCCGCCACGTGGGCCGGCGACGCGCTGTCCGGCGAGGTCGGCGGACAGGTGCGCGACCTGGCCCGGCAGTACGCCGTCACGGTCATCGACGACGAGTGGCCGGGCATGGTGTCCGGCGGGGAGTTCCAGTCCAGCGGCTGGTCGGAGCTCGACCGGCTGCGCCGGGTCGTGGCCGACGCGCCCGCGGAAGACGAGTGGCAGGTCGACCGCAAGACCGAGGCCGCGAGCCGGCTGTGGGAGGTCTACGAGGCCAGGCAGGCGCGGCTGAACGCGGCGGGCGGCGGCATCAGCTCGGTCGTGTGGTTCGTGCTGATCGCGGGCAGCGTGCTGGCCGTCGGCCTGCCGCTGCTGTTCGGCGGGCCGCGCATCCGCACGCACGTGCTGATCGTGGCGACCTTCGCCGCCACCATCACGCTGCTGCTGTACGCGACCTACCAGCTCCAGAACCCGTTCGGCGGCGGAGCCGGGGTGACCCCGGAGGCGTTCGAGGCCGCGGTGGAGCGGTTCGGATGA
- the urtE gene encoding urea ABC transporter ATP-binding subunit UrtE, with protein sequence MLSVSGVDAAYGRARVLFGVGLEVPAGSLVCVMGRNGVGKTTLLKTVMGTITPTAGRIAFDGRDVTRMPTHQRVRAGMAYVPQGHVSFPQLTVWENLQVTLEATAHRDAAAVDEALDVFPALRGLLKRPAGLLSGGQRQQLAIARALITRPKLLVLDEPTEGVQPSVIDEIEAAVERLHREAGLTVLLVEQYLDFAVRLADSFVVLDAGEVVRAGAAAELHDEEVRRMLAV encoded by the coding sequence ATGCTGTCGGTGTCCGGTGTCGACGCGGCGTACGGGCGGGCGCGGGTGCTGTTCGGCGTGGGGTTGGAGGTGCCCGCCGGGTCGTTGGTGTGCGTGATGGGGCGCAACGGCGTCGGCAAGACGACGTTGCTCAAGACCGTGATGGGCACGATCACGCCCACCGCCGGCCGGATCGCGTTCGACGGGCGGGACGTCACGCGGATGCCGACGCACCAGCGGGTGCGCGCGGGCATGGCGTACGTGCCGCAGGGCCACGTCTCGTTCCCGCAGTTGACGGTGTGGGAGAACCTCCAGGTGACGCTGGAGGCGACCGCGCACCGGGACGCGGCGGCGGTGGACGAGGCGCTGGACGTCTTCCCGGCGTTGCGGGGGTTGCTCAAGCGGCCGGCCGGGTTGCTGTCCGGTGGGCAGCGGCAGCAGCTCGCGATCGCCCGCGCGTTGATCACGCGACCGAAGTTGCTGGTCCTGGACGAGCCGACGGAAGGCGTGCAGCCCTCGGTGATCGACGAGATCGAGGCGGCGGTCGAGCGGTTGCACCGCGAGGCCGGGCTGACCGTGCTGCTGGTGGAGCAGTACCTGGACTTCGCGGTGCGGCTGGCCGACAGCTTCGTGGTGCTGGACGCGGGCGAGGTCGTGCGCGCCGGGGCCGCGGCGGAGCTGCACGACGAGGAGGTGCGCCGGATGCTGGCCGTCTGA